Sequence from the bacterium genome:
GAGACGGCCGCCGGGCGATCGGAGGAGCGCGTGCGCATGACGCGCATCCGCCAGCGCATCGCCGAACGCCTTCTGGAATCGCAAAGCACGACGGCGTCGCTGACCACGTTCAACGACGTGGACCTTTCCGCGGTGATGGAACTTCGGAAACAGTACAAGGAGCCATTCCAGAAGAAATACGGCATCAGCCTCGGGTTCATGTCGTTTTTCATCAAGGCGAGCATCGAGGCGCTCAAGGCTTTTCCCTCGGTGAACGCGACGATCGACGGCGAGGAGATCGTCTATCGCGGCTATTACGACATCGGCGTCGCGGTCAGCTCGGATCGCGGGCTGGTCGTTCCGATCATCCGCGACGCGCAATTCCTGTCGTTCGCCGAGACCGAGCAGGCCGTCTCCGATCTCGCGAAGCGCGCGCGCGACGGCAAGCTGACGATCGAGGAGCTTACCGGCGGCACGTTTTCCATTTCCAACGGAGGCGTGTTCGGCTCGCTTCTCTCCACGCCAATCCTGAACCCGCCGCAAAGCGGCATCCTCGGCATGCACCGAATCGAAAAGCGGCCGATCGTCGTGGAGGACCAGATCGTCATCCGGCCGATGATGTACCTGGCGCTGACCTACGATCACCGCCTGATCGACGGGCGCGAGGCCGTGAGCTTCCTTGTGCGCATGAAGGAATGCCTCGAAGATCCGCGCCGCATCCTGATCGAGGTCTGACATGGCCGACACTTTCGATCTTGTCGTCATCGGCGCGGGCCCCGGCGGATATGTCGCGGCCATCCGCGCCGCGCAGCTCGGTATGAACGTGGCGTGCGTCGAAAAGGACGCAACCCTGGGCGGAACGTGCCTGAACGTGGGGTGCATCCCGAGCAAGGCGCTTCTCGAATCCTCCGAGCTCTATCACAAGACGAAAAAGGAATTCGCGGCGCACGGGATCGAGGCCGACACGCGGCTTGACCTGCCCAGAATGATGAAACGCAAGGAAGCCATTGTCGGGCAGCTCACGAAGGGCGTCGAGGGGCTGTTCAAAAAGAACAAGATCGAGCGCGTTTCGGGCGCCGCGCAATTCGTCGATGCCAGGACTGTGCGCGCCGGCGACCGGACGCTGACGGCGAAAAACATCATCGTCGCCACCGGATCGGTGCCCGCGTCGTTGCCGGGCATCACGATCGACGGCATCAACATCGTCGATTCGACCGGCGCGCTGGCGTTTGGCGAGGCGCCGCGACGGCTCGTCGTCATCGGAGCGGGGTACATCGGCCTGGAGTGCGCGTCGATCTGGTCGCGGCTGGGCAGCGAGGTGACGATCCTCGAATACCTGCCGCGCATCCTGCCGGGCATGGATTCGGAGACCGCCGCGCAAGCGCAACGCATCTTCAAGCGGCAGGGGCTCGCGATCGAAACGGGCGTGCGCGTCGCGGGCGCGATCACGGATGCCGCGGGCGTGCGCGTGTCGGCCGGCGGCGGTGAAGGAGAAACGCGCACATGGGAGGCCGACAAGCTGCTCGTCGCGGTCGGGCGAAAGCCCAACACCGAGGGGCTTGCGCTCGACGCGGCGGGCGTCGCCACGGATGACAAGGGACGGATTGCCGTGAACGAGCGCTGCGAGACGAATGTCGCGGGGATCTTTGCGATCGGCGACGCGGTCCGCGGGCCGATGCTCGCGCACAAGGCGTCCGAGGAAGGCGTGATGGTCGTCGAGCGGATCAACGGCGTCGCCGGGCACGTGAACTACAGCGCGATCCCCGGCGTGGTTTATACCAATCCGGAGATCGCGACCGTCGGACGCACCGAGGACGATCTGAAAGACGCGGGCATCGAATACAAGAAGGGCTCGTTTCCATTCGCGGCGAACGGCCGCGCCAAGGCGCTGGAATCGAAAGAAGGCTTCGTCAAGATTCTCGCGGATGCGAAGACGGATCGCATTCTCGGCGCGCACATCATCGGGCCGCGCGCGGGCGACCTGATCCACGAGCTGGTCCTGGCGATGGAATTCGGCGCGTCCGGCGAGGATGTGGCACGCACCTGCCACGCGCATCCGACGCTCGCCGAGGTGGTGAAAGAGGCCGCGCTCGCGCTCGGCGACGGGCCGATCCACATCTGAAAAGGCTGGAAGACTGGATGGCTGAAAGGCTGGAAGGTCATTGCAGGTAGCTCGCGCATGTGCGCGTCGCTTCCTTCGCTCCGCTCAGGACTTGCGGCCTTGACGTCGCAAACGCACAAGCAAAAACCCCGCCGGTTTCCCGGCGGGGTTTGTTTTCAGGCTTGGAAGGGCTTAGCAGCCGCAGCCGCCGCCGCCATCGTCGTCGTCGTCGCCGCCGCCACCGATGCCGTCGTCGGTATCGTCGTCGAAGTCGTCGTCGATGCCGTCGGTGTCGTCATCGTCGTCGGTGTCGTCATCCGCGTCGTTAATGAACGCGATGCCGTCGACGAACTCGCTCTGGTCGGTCATGAGGGCCCAGTAGAATCCGTCGGTCGCATCGGCGTCGGTCTGCGCGGTGAAGCCGAAGTCCAACGACTCCTGCTCGCGGATGTCGCCATAGGACTCGCTCGTCACGACGCCCGTGAACATCCAGCGGATGCCCGGGAGGCCCTGATCGGAGTACGTTTCGACTTCCCAGCTACCGAACTCGGGATGCAGGGCATCCGGCGCGTCCAGTTCGCCCGTGTCGAGGACGTAGTCGGAGGACGGGAGCAGCATGCCGACGTCGTTGATCCAGCGACGGAGGTCGCCGGCCACCGACGTGTTGCTGACGGTGAACGCGAAAGCATACGAGGTATCCGCCTCGAGCGCTGTCGGGTTCGAGAAATCGACCTCGGCGGTAAACGCATCGACATCGGTGTCGTCGTCATCCATGTCGTCGTCCGCCGCGGTGTCATCGTCCATCGCGGTGTCGTCGTCCGCCGCGGTGTCGTCGTCCTGCGCGAAGGCGACGGATGTCGCGAGGAGCAACATCGCCAGAAGCATGATGGTGGTTCGGAACTTCAACTTCCCTTCCTCCTTTGGCTCAACCGCGCCCGGTCAATGGGGCCGGACGGTAAACGGAACTTGAGCGAGCCTCAACCGGTTTGCGAGATCGAAACCCTCTGCACGCCAAATCTTAACTGTCGAAATATAGCACCGGGAAAATTCGCCCGCAAGCGGTTTTTTTCAAAAACGCAAAAAATTTCGGGTAATTTCCCAATATGCCGTTTCCTCTCAGGCGCCGGGCTTTGCCGGCGGCGCGGGAGCCCGGCCGAGCTTGGCCAGATACCCGATCGCCACGCGATTGTCCGGCTCGCGCTTAAGGACGCGATCGAACCATGCCGCCGCGGCGTCCGGGTGTTCGAAATTGAACGCCAAAATCCCCAGCGAAAGCATGGCTTTGACGTTATCGGGTTCCAGTTTGAGAACCTTGAGGAATGTCCGCTGCGCGATATCCGGATGGTTCTGGTCCGAGGCCAATATCCCCATGCCAAGGAGCGCACGAACGTTGACCGGATCGATCTCGAGGGCTTTTTTCAACTCGGCGTGCGCCTCGCGCTTGCGCTCCGCGGCAAACAGCGCGTTTCCGAGCCCCGCGCGCAATTCCGCATTATCCGGTCTTATGGCGACCGCGCGCTCGATATGATCGAGCCCCTGCTGCACGCGGCCCATGCTGAGGTAGGCATTGCCCAGCAGGTCGTGCAGGTCCGCGTCGTCCTCGCCGGCGAGGCTCATGGCCGTCTGAAGCGGTTCGATTGCGCGCGGGAACTCGCGCAGCATGATGTAATTGCGCCCGATCTGCGTGTGAACGCGCGGGCTGCGCGGCACGAGCTTGAGCAGCGCCTGATACCAGCGGTTCGACTCCTCCCACTCGCCGAGCTGCTGGAGCACGAATCCGAGCTGCTCCAGGGCCTTGATGTTCTTGCGGTCGATCGCCAGCGAGCGCTTGTAATACTCCCGCGCCTTTTCCGGATCGCCCATCATCCGGTAAATCTCGCCGAGATTGAATTCGACCGCCGAGTTGTGCATGTGCCCGCGACTGGCGAGCTTCATCATCTCGAGCGCCTTGTCGTATTCGCCCTGCTTGGCATACACGCCGGCGAGGTCCGAATAGATCCACGTCGGCTCCTCGCGGTCGCGCGGGGAGAGGTATTCGATCGCGAGCTTCAGCGTCGCTTCCGCCTCCTCGTATTCGCCGGTGATGCTGTAGATGTTGCCGAGCATCATGTAGAGCAGCGGCGCGTTCGGCGCGCGCTCGAGCGCGTCGTTGAAAAAACGCGCGTTCGTGTGCCAGTCCTTGTTCCGCTCGATGCAAAGGAAGGTGTACGTCACCATCAGCACCGCCGCGACCGCCAGCGCGCCGGCACGGTGACACGCCGCGCCCCATTTTTCGTCCGCCCGCAGCCCTGCGATCCCGCCGGCAAGGCGTGTCAGCACGATCGCGACCACGAGCAGAAACGCCGCGGACGGGATATAGACGAATCGTTCCGCCGTCATGAAGCCCATGTCGCGCGGGCCGGAAATGCGGATGAAGTTCGACAGCGGGCCGAATGAGATCAGAAGGAAGCCGAGCGCGAAGAACATGCGCCGGTCTTTCTCCCAGGACGCCCACAGCCACCAGATGAGTCCGCCGAGCGCGACAAGCGCGATGATGACCTTGGGATTGAATGCGCTCTGGATCAGCGGATTCTGGATGTAGCCCGACTGGTAGAGCGGCCAGGCCATTTTCATGAGGTAGTAGGCGATCGTCCAGAAAAACGACATCAGCGTGGGGATCGCGCCCCACGGGTCCTTGGCCTGCGTGGAGAATTCGATGACCGCAAAGCGGAACAGGGAGTAGCCTGCGATGACCGCGATGAAGACCGCGAGGCTCCACGCAAACGGCAGCAGCCGCCGCCAGGACAGGCCGGTCACGAACGTGACCAGATAAAGGACAAGGACGGCCGGCAGCATGATGGCCATTTCCTTGGACAGCAGCGCGACCGCGAAACTGGCGGCCGACACAAAAAGCCAGCGGGCGCGCCGCCCCGCTTGCGTGGCGCTTTCCTCGGGCCCCGCCGGAGGGAATCCGGGCCGCGTGATGCCTTTCATGCGGGCGAATCGCTCGGCCCAGATCATGTAGGCCAAAAGCGCCCCGAAAAAGAACATGCCGCAGATCGAATCCGTGCGCCCGGCGATCCAGGTGACCGTCTCCGTATGAATCGGATGCACCGCGAAAAGCAAAGCCGCCAGAAACGGCGCGGCGGCCTTGCCGTCGAAAAGGCGCAGGAAAATCAGGAACAGGAAGATCGTCGCCAGGACGTGCGTGGCGATGTTGGTGATGTGGTAGCCGGCCGGGTTCAGCCCCCAGAGCCGGAAATCGAGCATGTATGTCAGCGTGACGATCGGCCGGTAGTAGCCGTATTTGCGGGCGTTGTCCTGAAAACCGAAGAAATCCCGCGTGAAGACGGACTTCACGAAGCTCAGATCGCGGATCTGATAGTCGTAAACGATGAGGTTGATGTCGTCCCAGACGAACTGACCCTTGGTCGCGTTGGCATAGGCGACGACGCAGGCGAGAAGGAGCACAAGGCCGATCAGCACTTTGCTCCGCGGTCGCGTCATTCCAAAAATCCTCGTGTTTTCCGGGGCGTTGTTGGCTTGCCCCGCCCTCCCCGTTTTCGGGCGCGCGCATTCTAGGGACGCGGTTTGCGCCGGTCAACGGCGCGTCAGGCTCCTGGCGGCGCGGCGGCGGCGGTGTCGAGCCGGGGTATCGACGAGGGTTTCCCGCGGTCGCCGAGAAGATCGAAAACGTCCGCCGCAAGGTATGTCGCCGTCAGAAAGACGTAGTGCCCGAGCATCCAGGTCGTGGGGATCATGTAGTACGCGTATTTGTTCGGCACCTGCTCGCGGAACGCGAAGAACACGGGAATCATGAGAAAGACGAAAGCGTCGGAGATCGCGTTTCGCAAGCGCCATCGGCCGCCTTCGTCGTCGAGAAACAGCAGCGTCGCGTAGAGCGTCCAGTAGTAACGAGACAAAACGAGCGCCGTGAAGATGAAAACGTAGCCGAGAAGGAAGGCATCGTTTTCGCGCCGGCGAAGGACCGCCAAAAGGAACAGCAACGCCACGGCGGCGCGCGAGACGTTCGCCAGGGTTTCCTGACGCTCGTAAGCCTTTTCCCGATGCCTTCCGATTTGCACGGCCGGCGTCGCCAGATCGTCGATGAACAGGTGTTGCAGGCCGATGCGTTTGGGGCCCAGGTAGTGCTTGGCGGTGTGGTGCCCGATCTTGACGCGGAAATCGCGCCAGACACTCAGGCCGCGCGGATGCATCGCCCCCATCCCGAAAAGCACGATCATGAGCGCCGCCATCGCGCCGGCGAATTTGAGGCGTTCGGGGCGGATGCGCCGTTCGCGGATCGCGTCGATGAGCCACACAATGCCCGCCGCGGCGATCAGGAACGCGGGGAAGATGCGCGTCATGACCGCCCACGCGAAAAACGGCGTGGACGCCAGGTATTTCTTTTTCGCGAACAGGCAAAAGCCCGCGACGGTTCCGAAAAACCAGTCCCAGCGGATGTAGCCCGCGACGGTGATCTGCTCGTTGGCGTAATACGCGAAGAAAAACGCGGCGAACGCGGCCGCGACGCGCACGCCAAAGGCCCACCCCACGAAAAGGAAGCTCGCGAGGATCAGAAGGTGGTCGAAGCCGAACAGGATCACGCGCCCAGCGGGATTGTGCAGCGATACCGCGTTGGCCAGAAACGAGCCGAGCGTGTTCCACGTGGGCGTCGCGTTGTAGCCGTGGTCCTTGAACAGAAGCTTCCAGCGATGCCGGGGGATCTGCCCCTTCATGTATTCAAGATCCTTGACGAATTCCGCCCACCGCTCCGGCGTGAAGTCGTCGCGTTTATCGATCCGCCCGATGAGGAACGGTTGCGGGCGCAGCCGGTAGGAACGCATGTCGCGCGCGGCGCTCACGTGCGAAAGCCAATCGCCGTTCTCGTTCGCGGCTTTTAGCGTGTAATTGTAAAGGTAATCGTAGCGGACCTCTTTCGAATACTTGGATCCCAGATAGTAGTGGTAAATGTTCCAGTACTGATCGAGACGCCCCGCCAGCAGGTTCTTTGTCGGCGGCCAAGCCTCGATCCAGGTGACGTACAACGCAAGCGCGACGAGGACGCCGGTGATGGCGCGTTGCGCTCGCCGCCGATCGCGCGAGACGAAACGGCCCGCGACAAGAAGCGCGGCGACGAAGATCGCCACGGCGCTTTTCTTTTCGCCGGGGCCAAGGTCTTT
This genomic interval carries:
- the sucB gene encoding dihydrolipoyllysine-residue succinyltransferase — translated: ETAAGRSEERVRMTRIRQRIAERLLESQSTTASLTTFNDVDLSAVMELRKQYKEPFQKKYGISLGFMSFFIKASIEALKAFPSVNATIDGEEIVYRGYYDIGVAVSSDRGLVVPIIRDAQFLSFAETEQAVSDLAKRARDGKLTIEELTGGTFSISNGGVFGSLLSTPILNPPQSGILGMHRIEKRPIVVEDQIVIRPMMYLALTYDHRLIDGREAVSFLVRMKECLEDPRRILIEV
- the lpdA gene encoding dihydrolipoyl dehydrogenase, translated to MADTFDLVVIGAGPGGYVAAIRAAQLGMNVACVEKDATLGGTCLNVGCIPSKALLESSELYHKTKKEFAAHGIEADTRLDLPRMMKRKEAIVGQLTKGVEGLFKKNKIERVSGAAQFVDARTVRAGDRTLTAKNIIVATGSVPASLPGITIDGINIVDSTGALAFGEAPRRLVVIGAGYIGLECASIWSRLGSEVTILEYLPRILPGMDSETAAQAQRIFKRQGLAIETGVRVAGAITDAAGVRVSAGGGEGETRTWEADKLLVAVGRKPNTEGLALDAAGVATDDKGRIAVNERCETNVAGIFAIGDAVRGPMLAHKASEEGVMVVERINGVAGHVNYSAIPGVVYTNPEIATVGRTEDDLKDAGIEYKKGSFPFAANGRAKALESKEGFVKILADAKTDRILGAHIIGPRAGDLIHELVLAMEFGASGEDVARTCHAHPTLAEVVKEAALALGDGPIHI
- a CDS encoding tetratricopeptide repeat protein — protein: MTRPRSKVLIGLVLLLACVVAYANATKGQFVWDDINLIVYDYQIRDLSFVKSVFTRDFFGFQDNARKYGYYRPIVTLTYMLDFRLWGLNPAGYHITNIATHVLATIFLFLIFLRLFDGKAAAPFLAALLFAVHPIHTETVTWIAGRTDSICGMFFFGALLAYMIWAERFARMKGITRPGFPPAGPEESATQAGRRARWLFVSAASFAVALLSKEMAIMLPAVLVLYLVTFVTGLSWRRLLPFAWSLAVFIAVIAGYSLFRFAVIEFSTQAKDPWGAIPTLMSFFWTIAYYLMKMAWPLYQSGYIQNPLIQSAFNPKVIIALVALGGLIWWLWASWEKDRRMFFALGFLLISFGPLSNFIRISGPRDMGFMTAERFVYIPSAAFLLVVAIVLTRLAGGIAGLRADEKWGAACHRAGALAVAAVLMVTYTFLCIERNKDWHTNARFFNDALERAPNAPLLYMMLGNIYSITGEYEEAEATLKLAIEYLSPRDREEPTWIYSDLAGVYAKQGEYDKALEMMKLASRGHMHNSAVEFNLGEIYRMMGDPEKAREYYKRSLAIDRKNIKALEQLGFVLQQLGEWEESNRWYQALLKLVPRSPRVHTQIGRNYIMLREFPRAIEPLQTAMSLAGEDDADLHDLLGNAYLSMGRVQQGLDHIERAVAIRPDNAELRAGLGNALFAAERKREAHAELKKALEIDPVNVRALLGMGILASDQNHPDIAQRTFLKVLKLEPDNVKAMLSLGILAFNFEHPDAAAAWFDRVLKREPDNRVAIGYLAKLGRAPAPPAKPGA